A region of the Mus musculus strain C57BL/6J chromosome X, GRCm38.p6 C57BL/6J genome:
AGAACATAAGAACATTTCAAGTTCAAGTAAAGGCAGCTAAACTTGAAATTCCTTACCAGTGGAATAGTCTTCTCAGAGTAACTCATTGTctgtatctttctgtctcagtctcctcatCCCTGGCCCCTGGCCCTGTTTTTTTGTCCTTCCCATGAAGGAGAACAGAAATGCTATGTGGTCATCTAGATGCTGCTGCTGAGATGGAATCGTGGAcatgattttggtttctttttacaTTGTCCTACCACACTTTAATGGTGCAGGATGTATGAAGACTGAAAGGGATGTGTTTCTGTTCATTCCGCTACCTTTCTAAGTGGTTTCCACTgttgctttctcttcttcctctcgttctttttacttctctctctctctctctctctctctcttcctcctcctcccccttcctcctcctcctcctcccctttctccccgtccctcatttttgtttttgttttcaagacagggtctctctgtatagccctggctgtcctggaactcactttttagaccaggctggcctcgaactcagaaatccgcctgcctctgcctgcctctgcctcccaagtgctgggattaaaggttgtgccaccattgcctcctttcttttctttctttcttttctttctttctttctttctttctttctttctttctttctttctttccttcctttcttctttctttctttctttctttctttctttctttctctctctctctttccttccttccttcctttctctctttcttttccctttttttatcaCACTATACTTTCTTTACTTGATTAGAAGGCAATGACAGACTTTTCCTcactgaagaaaaaataaattgccATTTTAAAACTTTGAATTTGAGGGCAAATTTTCAAAGTTTAAACTTGCACCCTAGGTCCCAGGCTAGAAGGATTGTTGTGTGCTGACCTTTGCTTTGTCTCTTCTTTCTGGAGTCTTTCTTTCTCGTTTTTGCTTTGCTCATAAGCAGCATGGCGTATCTGTATAAAAGCTTTCTTGATTGCTTCAGCACTTGGCATACTTCTATTACCAAATTCTAGTTTAAAGAAACATGTGAAACAGTTGATTAGAGGACCTATTTCCTCTCAATCCCACAAAGAAGTAAATGAGATCCACCCCAACATTAAAAAGTATATGAAcagattgtcttagggtttccattgctgtaaagagacaccatgaccatggcaactcttaaaaaggacaacatttaattgggggctgacttacaggttcaaaggtttatGGTGGGAGATGGccgtgtccaggcaggcatggtgcaggaggaagagCTGATATTTCTACATCATGATACCACTATAGCCAGGAGACTTTCTCATGGACACCTTGGAGAAGAGCCTCTTTCCCACTGGGTGGAGCCTGAACATAGAACCTCACATCCCActtacacacttcctccaaggaggccacaccttctaatagtgccatttcctattggtcaagcttattcaaaccatcacacagatCAAAATTAATCAAATGCTAATTAGGGAAATTGTTCAAACCACAACTTGTCCCTAACAACAGAATTAGCAAGTTGTCTCTTTCAAACAAGTGCATATTCAAATATTCAAAAAGCAATGGTGTGTTTATGCTTTGGTTTAACTATTTAGAGACAGGTCAATTAAGGACTCTATGAGGAAAGATTAAAATATGCTGAAGTCAAGTTTAGGCCTGATCCAAATGAGGAGTAAAAATCTTAAATATTCAACCAAATATCACATCTGGCATAAGTGTGGAATTTggacattatttttattgctatttgcCGAAACAGCTGACTATATACATGTGGTTATCATATAGTGGCTAGCTGCAGATAGAAAAAGAAGCCAAGACGACCAGTAAAATAAGccacatttaaatatataaatatatattaaatatatctcTGTATCTCAAATATCAGAGTCTCACTATTTGCTTTGTTCTAGATATActagaactaactctgtagattAGGTAGTCGCAAATTCAtagagcctctgcctcctgagtgctggaattaaagctgtgtgctaTCATGCCTGGCTCAACACAGAGGTATATTATACTATTTAGTTGATATAACTAATTCTGTTGTATTAGATAAACAAtgtagaaatgaaaattttaagacaTCAAGAATAGCTAATTCATAATAAAAGATCATTTGATACAGAGAGTTCACTGGAATTTCTCATAAGAACCAAATTCCCTAGTAGGTTTGAGACCAAGTAGCATTGGCATGTGTAAAAATGTATGTGATAGGCAAAGTAACATGGTGTACTTTTAGGAACATGGATACAGCGTAAGTTAGCACGTGTCACATGTCATGTATGTACATGAAAACTGGCATACATCTGATAAAATGTATTCATCTACCAGTAGCTAAGTGAACCCAAGACAAAGCCAGTATCCTAATTGGAAGGGCCCACAAGAATAATATACCAATTCTCTCATTTAACTTATGCTTTTAACTGTTCCAAAAATGAAATTTCCAAACAAAGCAGTGGATAAGCAAGCAGAGAAGAAGCGTTCCAGGGGACCAGGGCTTGGTTAATTCTCTTTAAACAAAGACCACTCCTCAAAGTCCTGTTAACTAGGGAATAAAATTATGATAACTCAAGTACTTCAAGATTTTCCGTGCTGCTAAAATAAATTCCTTAGGGAAAGAATTTACCTTTTTTGATTGGATACTTTTGGATGGTTTCCTTTTTGGTTGCTATTACACCTAATGAATTTGGCACATATAGGACATTCTGAACTGGGGTTATTTTATATGACAAAGAAGTCTTTGTTGATAATTTTGATGAGACTGGTATAGGAGATGGAGGTCGTATCTTTCGAGTCTGCCTGCCATGAAAAAGTAACAAATGTGTGTGGATTAGTTTTCAGTAAAAAATTTTATACAATGCGATATATTGACATTACAAAGAAATTTTAAACAGGAGATTTTTATAATGGACAAAGAAAATCTACTTCATTTTTCCCATTTGCAATTGTTTACCTTGAATACTATATTATTTCATGTAGGAAATACTGATATAACCTTTGTTTCAGTAAAATTCTTATAAGGAATAACTGTAAATAGGTTACTTACAGAGCCTTTAAGGGAGAAGGTGGGCGACACCCAAGGGCAGAAGATGATGGCCATCTGTAACATGGTATGTGGCACAGCGGTTGTTTCTTGGTGGTAAGGTTTATGTTTCTTTTGTCTATTTCTGGGTTCTATAAACATACCAATTCAACGAGATAAAAAAATTAGTACACCTAtctttttataagaaaatattctgaatAAAATAGTGTCGTGGTTCCTGAAGTctccaattttctttttattcatgaaAATTAGATACTTTTTTTCTAGGTTACACAATACAAGTATAtcacagaaatatatttttaaaatctactttgggggctggagagatgcctcagccattaagagcactgactgctcttccagaggtcctgagttcgattcccagcaaccacatagtgacttGCAAcgatctataatgggatctgatgccctcgtccggtgtgtctgaagacagcagcagtatactcatatacataaaagaaataaaaagttatcttttaaaaaatcttctaCTTCAAATCCGATTCAATTTTCAAACCTCATCGAATGGTCCAGAACATTCTTCCAAGATGCTTTTCCTCCAAGTATGGGAACATCTCACATTAACTGCTTAACAAATCTCTGGAGAGTCCCTTTAGCTTTGGGAGATGTTTTCATGTCGTAGAAGGCATTTTTCCAGTTGCCTATGGTGAAACTTGCACCATTCACTAAGGAGTGCTACCACAGTCACCATAGGGGCTGCCTTAATGTTTGCCTAGGCTGTGCTttgcaaccccacccccaccccaccccctgcttagGCTATGCTTACACACTTACCTTTGGTGATCCTTCAACATTTGCCTCAGGTTGTCCTTCCACACTTGCTTCAAGGCGTGACTCCCCCCTGGCCTGAAGAGGTGCTTCTGTTTTAATTTCTGAGGCCACTTTCGTATTCCCTGAGTCCATACTTAATTCAGGTGAGGTATCTATGTTTGTTTCAAGTGAGGCATCTATGCTGACAACAGGAGATATTTCTACACTCCCAAAGGAGAATGATCCTGTACTCAGCGAGGGGGATGAGTTGACACTCACTATGGAGGATAGTTCAACACTTGAAGAGGTATCCACACTCACTGGGGAGAGTTCTTCAACATTTGGTTTTGGGTGTCTTGCTATGTTCTCATCAGTAGGTACTTTGATATCCACCTTCTGGGAGGCGTCCTCTTTAACTTTAGAGATGTCGTCCATGGTTTGGAGTCTTACTTCTGCATCAGCCTCAGATGATTCTTCCAGCTTTGGTGGAGAGGGGACTTCAATTGTTATTTTGGGTGGGATTTCTATATTCATCATTGAGAGTCCTTCCACATGCCCCCTGAGAGAAGCGTCTAGTTTCTTTGTagttattttttctaattttgctGCAACTGGCGTTTTTGCTGATGGTTTACAGAACATAGCAGAAGACTTTATCTCATCACTAGAAAACACTGGTGCAGTAACATATCGGAAAACATATTTGGTCATGCCTATAAGTGAATATAGAAGCAACATCAACAGAATTTCTACAATATCAGTTTActacaaatgaaaataagctGGCCTATAAAGTGGACACTTGTAACAAAACATTTCTATTCGAATAATATTGCACTTCAAAATCTTTGccacattttaaaagagattcgtttttattttatgtgttgtaAGATATTTGACCACACTGTGAACACCAAGATTGTGTTACTTAAAAACTCTGTTTCTCCTTGTGGTCTTGCCTagtccttagcacacacctttaactcctgcttcaagctcctgcctgagttcctgccttggcttcctccaGTCATGGGATTCAAGCTGTAAGtcaaacaaactctttcctccctaagatgtttttggtcagtgttttatcatagcatcaGAGAAGCAAAGTCGAATATGATAACACAATACAAGAGTTACATGAGAGGTAAATGGTAGGGGGAGAAAACCTGTCAAAAAGAAATCACTTTAAACCTAGGCAAGGAAGGggcctggagtgatggctcagcagttaagagcacaagactgctcttccagaggtcctgagttcacttcccagcaaccacatagtggctcacaaccatccataatgcgatctgacaccttcttctggtgtgtctgaagacagctgaagtgtactcatatacatgaaataaataaataaatctttggaaaaaaaaaactcggcAAGGGAGCTGATGCCTGCAGAATCAGCTctcgggaggctgagacaggaagattgctaTGAGGCTAAGGCCATCCTGGACTATGTCAGGTCTACTATGTCAGGGTTACAGTGTGAGAGCctgtcaaagacaaaaatcaatcaatcaatcaatcaatcaatcaatcaaacaaacaaaccaccaccaccaccaaaaacagagGCAGGGGGGTGAATATGGGAATGGATGATGGGACAGGCTtccagatggctcagttggtaaagactTTGCCACTAAGCAGCCTAAGGACTTGCTCTCAGTCCCTGGAACCCCCATggcagagagaactgactcacacAAATTGTCCGCTGACCTCcactcacatgcatatgtacatgcatcCACACAATCCTTCAATatgaatctatttatttatttcttccagcTTTGCTCTGGATTCCCTGTCATATGCACATATGCCAGGAAATTTGCACcacagggaaaggaaagaaaagattctTTTCCTCTTACCATAGTCCTTGCAGTTTCttgaatgacattttttaaaaagtttctttcATTTATGAGACTATAGGATATTTATAccatttccttctcccctctcctccaaaagtttctcctccctccaaacattcccatatacccctccctccccttccttattctttttcaGATCTATGCGCTCTCCTTTGACTACTTGCTGGGTCATGCATAGATAGTCCTAATATaacctaaatataacctgcttagTTTGTATCTTACTTATATGCATATTTTCTTGAacaacttttcttcttttaaaagatttatttattttatgtatgtgagtatactgtggctgtcttcagacacaccagaagaaggcatcagatcccattacagatggtttgagctaccatgtggttgctggtaaatgctctttggaagagcagtcagtgttcttaatctctgagccatctctccagcccctcttgaaCAACTTTTTAAGCAACATAGAGCTGAGCTAGACACTTCTTTAAACCAGAATTTAAGATCTATACTTATGAAGAACTACTCGCCAGGTGTGTTGTCCACGTGTTGCATATCACCTCTGGGATGTAACCGGTTGTCTTTTCTACTCAGAGAGGAACTTCGTTTATTTTCCAGTTTTCCTAAACATCAAATGCAAAGGAATATTACTTTTCTAGAAAGTTCTTAAGATTATAGGAGTGACTCACTCATTTTATTAAGCAGTCTAAAAATCTTTTcaagggggctggaaagatggctcaatggttaagagcactgactgctctttctaaGGTCCTGAattgaaatcccagcaaccacatggttgctcccaaccatccataatgaaatccgatgctctcttctggtgtgtctgaagacagctacagcatacttagatataataaataaattaaaaaaaatcttttcaagccgggcagtggtggcacacacctttaatcccagcacttgggaggcagaggcagttggatttctgagttcgaggccagcctggtctacagagtgagttccaggacagccagggatacacagagaaaccctgtctcaaaaaacaaaaacaaaagcaaaaacaaaaacaaaaacaaaaaagaagaaaaaatttatgtaattatactataatctccaaaaataaaagatataatacaacaaatattaattaaaaagactggatttgtttcataatttcctaGATACATTCAGATCATAGATTTATAGAATACAAGTACATCTGCTCATATTCAGGGTAATATCTGATTAGGTATTTAGTTGTTCCTCAAGGGAATCATTATTCTTCACAATGCCTGACATAGACTtcatatttgtttctattttagagAAAATATAAGAATTGATGTGCTCAACAGTAAAAGGTGAAAgctaagaaatatatttaatgttACATTAAAGATATTTTCAAGTGAGATTGTCTCTTGAAAAGGACAATGTTGGCATGTGTAAATGTCAACACTATAAAGTATATAGAAAATCTTTCCATTACTacatgaaaagaaaaaccaaaaaaacaaaaacaaaaacaaaaacaaaaaacccaacaacaacaacacaaaagctTTTCAAATCTTGCTTCAaagaatttatttaatttcaaatattatgTAGTTTACAACCcccaaattaaaaattatttgctTATTATCTTATTGAAGTAAGAATAAAGTTATTTGGAAAATGATGAAAATCATTAGCCAGGTGGTTGCAGGAGGCACTCGAGAGTcaccctgtgagtttgaggccagcctggtctacagaatgagttccaggacaaccagggctacacagagaagccctgtctcgaaaacaaacaaacaaacagataaaaatttaatatggaaaatatctaattttgaCAACAGGAATTTTCCctaaattgtgaaaatataaccTTTAATAAAACCATCTGTGATGGTGTCTAAGAATAATGGATAATTTAAttatgattttttattagatattttttcatttacatttcaaatgctatcctgaaagtcccctataccctcccaattatgattatttttaaaccaaaaatatttatatttgctaTAGATGTCATGAGGTAACAAAACTATAAGAGAAAACAATTGGCTTTGTGTGAATACTTCCCATTTTGCCTGAAATATTCTAGTTTAAGATACTGAGGGATAGTCTTAAacaaaaattctttttctttgagacttATAAAATAAAGTACACATTGACACTATTATGACAAGTAAGCATTCTTTGGATTGATAATGTGACGACCATAGGTGTAAGCCCATCAGTCAGGTGACTGACTCACACACATTTTTTCATCGACATACTTCAAGAAATACTAAAGTAGAGTCAAAAGTCACTTTTACTACCACATCTGAATGATTTTCAGGTGAGTTTGAGGGCGCAAACTCAGGTCCTACAGTTTGCAAGGCAAGTGCTGGGctgactgagctatttctccagctttGGACTTTGTttattaaaaccaaaaccaaaaccaattcAAGTATCCATCATTTTCAtgcttaatttaatttaaataaattttaatgtgttctgaATCAAAATCCGTTATAAAATCTGATCGGTTCTGCTTTGGCAGGTGATATAAGTCACTCTGTATCATGTTTTCATTTAGGACATAAAGAATAGCTCGCGCTTGCACTGCATTCAGCCTTCTACCAATAACTGACAGTGAAAAATGGACACGAGCAAATTTAAATTAAACAACTCTATTACTTACCAGACTTGTCAGCATTCATCACACCACCCTCCCACGACCACCTTTTCTGTCGTTGATCAATACGATTGCATCGCTCCAATGTACGAGACACAACAGCCTTaaatttttcctattttaaaacaaatttcagACCATTTTATATGGTTCTTAGATTACAATTTAAAGTCaatatttaaattgtttctaAAACTAACTCCATGACCATATTTCTTTTTCAAGTAGGTGAAAAGTTTAAAATACTTGGAGATAAGTTTCAGTTTCATCAATGAATACCCGTGCTATCTCCaaataactcattttttattttctagctGCTATGTCAAGGAATTGACcatgtttcttttctcccttttatcATCAGAAAACTTGGAGCCAACGTTCTGAAGCAACTGGACAAAGACCGGGTGGTGTCCTTTCATGCATACTAATCAGTGTTCTGAATCTTTATGTTTGCCTCCCTCAATTTTCACTCCTGCTTGATTCCCTTCATCATTTATTTTACCATTTGGGATGATATAGTTTGTAATTGCCTTatcatttgtggaaagataaagGAAAGGGTGGCATGCACAGAGAAGTCAAAGTTATTTATCTATTATGTTCATATCTAGTACAGCTTAAATCCTGGTTCTAAGTAAGAATTGGCTTTAAGGCAAGCAATGTATTTATATTGACCTCACCTGCAACCTGAACTTCTCAAGATAACAGCCATACAAATCACATGTCATAGTGTGATAGAACAAGCACCTGTTTGGGAATGAGGTCTTTGTTCAGGGATGTATCATCCCTTTACTATAATAGACCATGGACTATGTTCCAGTGAGAAAATCAATTTTAGGGCCAGGGGTTTTCTGTTTCCTAACAGCAACTGTTATATAACAATAGCATCTTTACAGTGCCTTCCCTGTTCTTAGTTTCCTTACACTGTCCATGTACTAGGCTTTGCCTGTGCCTAGCCTCCTCTAATTCTTCAGTGTTGAATTCCTTTAGCCTTTCTTTATCTTGCAATGGCTCTggttccctttcttttttcttttcttttctttcttttttttttttttttttttgagacaaggtttcttgtgTAGCCaggattgtcctggaactcactctgtagaccaggctggcctcgaactcagaaatctgcctgtctctgcctcccaagtgctgggattaaaggcgtgcgccaccacgcccggctctggtTCCCTTTCTGTCTGCACTGACTTTTGCTTctgttcattctttcttctctctcaagtTCCTCTTTTATCACACTGGAACTGTCTTAGACAGATGTTGTCCACCAGAGACCCTTACTCACTCTGTACTGTTTCCTAATTAATGTTTGTTGCTTCTTAAACTGTTCTTAATGGTTCGTACTCTCTCAGGGAGCCACAAGATCAGGTAAATTAGGAAAAATCAGCCTGCGATGGAAACTGTCAGAGAGGTAGGGTGCTGTGTTTGGAGTCTTTGCACAGGTGGTAGATAATAGTCCTGAGCTAAACCCAAACCAAAATACATTGAGGGTTGCATTCTGAAGGCTAATGGGGTTCAGTGTCTGGACCTTCaacttcctcttttctccctgaAGTTAGTGTTTAAGGACTTATCCTGAAGGtaaggaaaatggaagaaaatagcAAGAGGTGAGATTATTCCCTTCCTTTCTACAGGGTcagtaaacacagaaaagaacTAAACAACTATGTGACACCAACACTAAATGGAAAGACTCTAATATGGCATACTGTAtcttctgcctgcttctgttttcttttttcttctgcagATGCTTGTCGTCGCtggtccttttctttttgttccttcaGTTTACGGTGTTTTTCTTCCAATTGCTTTTCATACTGCAGCTTCGCCTTCTGTTCTTTCTCAAGCAGTTGTTTTTCCTTGTTGGCTGAAATGTTCCAAGCACATTTTCATGGTGTTAAAGCCaaattttttttccacattaCATACATAAAAGGGAAAAATGTTACTTTGTCTCCTTATCATTCTTAAGACAACATAACCTGGTCTAGTAAATAACATGCATGTGtcatatgtgtgtaaatatatttgGGCACTAAAGAACCactttgcagggctggagagatggctcagcaattaaaagctctgtctgctcttccagaggtcccgagttctattcccagcaactacatggtggctcacaaccatctataatgagatctggtgccatcttctggcctgctggcatacatgcaggcagaacactgtatacataataaatagatcttaaaaaaaaaaagaaccactttTCACAAGGAGTTCACTGAAATGTCAAGAACTGGCatgctgggctggggagatggctcagtggttaagagcactgactgctctcccagaggtcctgagttcaatttccagcaatcacatggtggctcacaaccatctgtaatgggatctgatgttctctcttctggtgtatctggaAACAGCAACAGCAtactgtactcatatatataaaataaaaaatcttaaaaaaataaaaaaacctggcATGCCTAAGCCAGATGACTCTTGGCCTATCCAAACTAAAAttccaaagaaggaagaaaggttttCTTGTGTTATATGAATAGACTTCAAAGTCTACCCAATGATGGAAGAGTTTGTTTTACTAGTCATATTTTCTGACCGCAACCAGAGGATTCATACCTATGCAGTCATAAAAATGTTCTTCCTAACACATGACTATCTCTCCCACTACcatgaaaaaaatcacttataACATTCCTCTTGAATAAATTTGAGCACTTGTCAGTTGATTTAGATCAAAGAAGAAATACATAGTTGCAAAGTGTGCACCCAAGTTGGAAAAAGTTTTAATTTATACCAAGTG
Encoded here:
- the Map7d3 gene encoding MAP7 domain-containing protein 3; translation: MADPTFAATSSSTSFRGLHERLVAMTQELAEERRHKRGINSSAGANKRSSSTPDGSVLKNDVKQQLAKERREQQKRQQEANKEKQLLEKEQKAKLQYEKQLEEKHRKLKEQKEKDQRRQASAEEKRKQKQAEDTEKFKAVVSRTLERCNRIDQRQKRWSWEGGVMNADKSGKLENKRSSSLSRKDNRLHPRGDMQHVDNTPGMTKYVFRYVTAPVFSSDEIKSSAMFCKPSAKTPVAAKLEKITTKKLDASLRGHVEGLSMMNIEIPPKITIEVPSPPKLEESSEADAEVRLQTMDDISKVKEDASQKVDIKVPTDENIARHPKPNVEELSPVSVDTSSSVELSSIVSVNSSPSLSTGSFSFGSVEISPVVSIDASLETNIDTSPELSMDSGNTKVASEIKTEAPLQARGESRLEASVEGQPEANVEGSPKNPEIDKRNINLTTKKQPLCHIPCYRWPSSSALGCRPPSPLKALQTRKIRPPSPIPVSSKLSTKTSLSYKITPVQNVLYVPNSLGVIATKKETIQKYPIKKEFGNRSMPSAEAIKKAFIQIRHAAYEQSKNEKERLQKEETKQRIARKPEIMAEKLDKVPAEGSLPCQDEQQDKNPTKTFLESPEVQKAELQKGDSAMMKSRDSAEQRKKEQENILQHWQERLERRKASEISFSSEDEADDEGESEDSLEIFPSGGKMLSMKLKKFHKYAKTKPQKLVFLQSGTDEVDTNKNVYFNGDMKAVKQKDPKYSMIQGKGSKLSAKKPPTRPIRSRKTKEGSTAIRPTQSASSNPNHKWVCDKVIDFNQTPFLKTTLTKSNKESPADSKIACQGPQAHLDHRKRTKSVSVPLTNVLSHLHITGRASNLEHPFASVYSRLAFGKEAEESDV
- the Map7d3 gene encoding MAP7 domain-containing protein 3 isoform X1 — encoded protein: MLPILKVHGKCGDYPSPALPRPPGSQPRQRPKKRRRLRLAAQEPPPVVLNYSLKMADPTFAATSSSTSFRGLHERLVAMTQELAEERRHKRGINSSAGANKRSSSTPDGSVLKNDVKQQLAKERREQQKRQQEANKEKQLLEKEQKAKLQYEKQLEEKHRKLKEQKEKDQRRQASAEEKRKQKQAEDTEKFKAVVSRTLERCNRIDQRQKRWSWEGGVMNADKSGKLENKRSSSLSRKDNRLHPRGDMQHVDNTPGMTKYVFRYVTAPVFSSDEIKSSAMFCKPSAKTPVAAKLEKITTKKLDASLRGHVEGLSMMNIEIPPKITIEVPSPPKLEESSEADAEVRLQTMDDISKVKEDASQKVDIKVPTDENIARHPKPNVEELSPVSVDTSSSVELSSIVSVNSSPSLSTGSFSFGSVEISPVVSIDASLETNIDTSPELSMDSGNTKVASEIKTEAPLQARGESRLEASVEGQPEANVEGSPKNPEIDKRNINLTTKKQPLCHIPCYRWPSSSALGCRPPSPLKALQTRKIRPPSPIPVSSKLSTKTSLSYKITPVQNVLYVPNSLGVIATKKETIQKYPIKKEFGNRSMPSAEAIKKAFIQIRHAAYEQSKNEKERLQKEETKQRIARKPEIMAEKLDKVPAEGSLPCQDEQQDKNPTKTFLESPEVQKAELQKGDSAMMKSRDSAEQRKKEQENILQHWQERLERRKASEISFSSEDEADDEGESEDSLEIFPSGGKMLSMKLKKFHKYAKTKPQKLVFLQSGTDEVDTNKNVYFNGDMKAVKQKDPKYSMIQGKGSKLSAKKPPTRPIRSRKTKEGSTAIRPTQSASSNPNHKWVCDKVIDFNQTPFLKTTLTKSNKESPADSKIACQGPQAHLDHRKRTKSVSVPLTNVLSHLHITGRASNLEHPFASVYSRLAFGKEAEESGESIGMI
- the Map7d3 gene encoding MAP7 domain-containing protein 3 isoform X2 codes for the protein MLPILKVHGKCGDYPSPALPRPPGSQPRQRPKKRRRLRLAAQEPPPVVLNYSLKMADPTFAATSSSTSFRGLHERLVAMTQELAEERRHKRGINSSAGANKRSSSTPDGSVLKNDVKQQLAKERREQQKRQQEANKEKQLLEKEQKAKLQYEKQLEEKHRKLKEQKEKDQRRQASAEEKRKQKQAEDTEKFKAVVSRTLERCNRIDQRQKRWSWEGGVMNADKSGKLENKRSSSLSRKDNRLHPRGDMQHVDNTPGMTKYVFRYVTAPVFSSDEIKSSAMFCKPSAKTPVAAKLEKITTKKLDASLRGHVEGLSMMNIEIPPKITIEVPSPPKLEESSEADAEVRLQTMDDISKVKEDASQKVDIKVPTDENIARHPKPNVEELSPVSVDTSSSVELSSIVSVNSSPSLSTGSFSFGSVEISPVVSIDASLETNIDTSPELSMDSGNTKVASEIKTEAPLQARGESRLEASVEGQPEANVEGSPKNPEIDKRNINLTTKKQPLCHIPCYRWPSSSALGCRPPSPLKALQTRKIRPPSPIPVSSKLSTKTSLSYKITPVQNVLYVPNSLGVIATKKETIQKYPIKKEFGNRSMPSAEAIKKAFIQIRHAAYEQSKNEKERLQKEETKQRIARKPEIMAEKLDKVPAEGSLPCQDEQQDKNPTKTFLESPEVQKAELQKGDSAMMKSRDSAEQRKKEQENILQHWQERLERRKASEISFSSEDEADDEGESEDSLEIFPSGGKMLSMKLKKFHKYAKTKPQKLVFLQSGTDEVDTNKNVYFNGDMKAVKQKDPKYSMIQGKGSKLSAKKPPTRPIRSRKTKEGSTAIRPTQSASSNPNHKWVCDKVIDFNQTPFLKTTLTKSNKESPADSKIACQGPQAHLDHRKRTKSVSVPLTNVLSHLHITGRASNLEHPFASVYSRLAFGKEAEESV